A DNA window from Mycolicibacter terrae contains the following coding sequences:
- a CDS encoding bifunctional methylenetetrahydrofolate dehydrogenase/methenyltetrahydrofolate cyclohydrolase: MGAITLDGKVTRDEIFVDLKARVAALAAAGRTPGLGTILVGDDPGSHAYVRGKHADCAKVGITSIRRDLPADASTAQLNDTIDELNANPECSGYIVQLPLPKQLDENAALERIDPAKDADGLHPTNLGRLVLGTPAALPCTPRGIVHLLRRYDVPIAGAHVVVIGRGVTVGRPLGLLLTRRSENATVTLCHTGTRDLPTLTRQADIIVAAVGVPHMLTADMVRPGAAVVDVGVSRTDAGLTGDVHPEVWEVAGHVSPNPGGVGPLTRAFLLTNVVERVESGS; the protein is encoded by the coding sequence GTGGGTGCGATCACGTTGGACGGCAAGGTCACGCGCGACGAGATCTTCGTCGACCTCAAAGCTCGGGTGGCCGCGCTGGCCGCCGCGGGCCGTACACCCGGGCTGGGCACCATCCTGGTCGGCGACGATCCCGGCTCACACGCCTACGTGCGCGGCAAGCACGCCGACTGCGCCAAGGTCGGCATCACATCGATCCGCCGCGACCTGCCCGCCGACGCCAGCACGGCGCAGCTCAACGACACCATCGACGAGCTGAACGCCAATCCGGAATGCAGCGGCTACATCGTGCAACTGCCGCTGCCCAAACAGCTGGACGAGAACGCCGCACTGGAGCGCATCGACCCGGCCAAGGACGCCGACGGGCTGCATCCGACCAACCTGGGCCGCCTGGTGCTGGGCACCCCGGCGGCACTGCCGTGCACGCCGCGCGGGATCGTGCACCTGCTGCGCCGCTATGACGTGCCGATCGCCGGCGCTCATGTCGTGGTGATCGGCCGCGGTGTGACGGTCGGCCGCCCGCTGGGGCTGTTGCTGACCCGCCGCTCGGAGAATGCCACGGTGACGTTGTGCCACACCGGAACCCGCGATCTTCCGACGCTGACCCGGCAGGCCGACATCATCGTCGCCGCGGTCGGGGTGCCGCACATGCTGACCGCCGACATGGTCCGCCCGGGGGCGGCGGTCGTCGACGTCGGGGTCAGCCGGACCGACGCGGGACTGACCGGTGACGTGCATCCGGAGGTGTGGGAGGTAGCCGGCCACGTGTCGCCGAACCCCGGCGGCGTGGGCCCGCTGACCCGGGCGTTCCTACTGACCAACGTCGTCGAACGGGTCGAGAGCGGATCGTGA
- a CDS encoding DUF732 domain-containing protein, producing MERDWLRTAVPTVTAVTAAGTIWAGLIVSVWLAAPAQASPVDTSFLSDLAGAGVSVGDPAATAALGQSVCPMLTEPAGTAASVASPIAGLGGGPAMSPEMAQMFTEIAVQAYCPQMLSQLASGQLPELPQIPGMSGPAIGIPGVPAIGGVPAVPAIPGFPLGL from the coding sequence ATGGAGCGCGACTGGTTGAGAACGGCGGTGCCAACGGTCACCGCGGTGACCGCGGCCGGCACGATATGGGCGGGCCTGATCGTCTCCGTCTGGCTGGCGGCACCGGCGCAGGCGAGTCCCGTCGACACCTCCTTCCTGTCCGATCTGGCCGGGGCGGGCGTCTCGGTAGGCGACCCGGCCGCGACGGCCGCGCTGGGCCAGTCCGTCTGTCCCATGCTGACCGAACCCGCCGGCACCGCCGCCTCGGTGGCGTCCCCGATCGCCGGCCTGGGCGGCGGTCCCGCCATGTCGCCGGAGATGGCGCAGATGTTCACCGAGATCGCGGTGCAGGCCTACTGCCCGCAGATGCTCTCGCAGCTGGCCAGCGGCCAGCTGCCGGAGTTGCCGCAGATCCCGGGCATGTCGGGTCCCGCCATCGGAATCCCTGGCGTGCCGGCCATCGGTGGGGTCCCGGCCGTCCCGGCGATTCCGGGCTTCCCCCTCGGCCTGTAG
- a CDS encoding DUF3017 domain-containing protein — protein MTPLAVLRATLARQWPIVVVGLIFTAAFVLAGANFWRRGALLIGIGTGVAAGLRLVLSEERAGLLVLRDRGLDFATMTTVSTVMLYIAATVDPLGTS, from the coding sequence GTGACCCCACTGGCTGTCCTGCGCGCGACGCTGGCCCGGCAGTGGCCGATCGTGGTGGTCGGCCTGATCTTCACCGCGGCGTTCGTACTGGCCGGGGCGAATTTCTGGCGCCGCGGTGCGCTGCTGATCGGGATCGGCACCGGGGTGGCCGCCGGGTTGCGCCTGGTGTTGAGCGAGGAGCGGGCCGGGCTGCTGGTGCTGCGCGACCGTGGTCTGGACTTCGCGACCATGACGACCGTGTCGACGGTGATGCTCTACATCGCCGCGACGGTCGACCCGCTGGGGACCAGCTGA